One Engystomops pustulosus chromosome 7, aEngPut4.maternal, whole genome shotgun sequence DNA window includes the following coding sequences:
- the LOC140069335 gene encoding dnaJ homolog subfamily A member 1-like, which yields MVKETAYYDILGVPPAASSEEIKRAFRRLALKYHPDKNPNAGEKFKQISKAYEVLSDSRKRDLYNRGGESALRDGPCDRSGHHASPMDIFSVFFGGGGSINRSRGDRSGKTVTHYLPVSLEDLYNGATRKLSLQKNVICPKCKGSGARHGGVVQCPKCHGSGMETHILGHMPGMMHSLQTTCSECHGQGEYIRTRDRCRICSGRKVIKEKKILTVHIDKGMKNRHKMIFHREGDQSPGLHPGDVVIVLEQKEHPVFQRRGNDLVMTMEIGLADALCACRQKVQTLDDRTILVTSQPGKVIRPGDIKCIPKEGMPVYRDPFEKGNLIIHFQVKFPDPGWLPVENLKQLQELFPSRPQPNLPEDTEEVTLSNYDPREEHKRQTRKEAYEEDQDRNSYHHPMQCQTS from the exons ATGGTGAAGGAAACGGCGTATTACGATATCCTCGGGGTCCCCCCCGCCGCTTCTTCTGAGGAGATAAAGCGGGCGTTCAGACGACTCGCCCTGAAATATCACCCGGATAAGAACCCCAATGCGGGCGAGAAG TTCAAACAGATCTCTAAAGCCTACGAGGTGCTGTCTGATTCCCGCAAGAGAGACCTGTACAACCGCGGGGGAGAGTCGGCGCTGAGAGACGGCCCGTGTGATCGGAGCGGACATCATGCCTCGCCCATGGACATCTTCAGCGTCTTCTTCGGTGGCGGTGGCTCCATAAACCGATCCCGGGGTGACAGGAGTG GGAAGACGGTCACCCACTATCTGCCGGTCTCCTTGGAGGACTTGTACAACGGGGCCACACGGAAGCTGTCCCTCCAGAAGAACGTCATCTGCCCAAAGTGTAAAG GCTCGGGTGCCAGACATGGCGGAGTGGTTCAGTGCCCCAAGTGTCATGGTAGCGGCATGGAGACCCATATCCTTGGGCATATGCCAGGGATGATGCACTCCCTGCAGACCACGTGTTCGGAGTGCCACGGACAGGGCGAATACATCAGGACGAGGGATCGGTGCCGGATATGCAGTGGCAGGAAGGTGATCAAGGAGAAGAAGATTCTGACCGTGCACATAGACAAAG GTATGAAGAACCGGCATAAGATGATCTTCCACAGGGAGGGCGACCAGTCCCCAGGTCTGCACCCCGGAGATGTGGTCATCGTCCTGGAGCAGAAGGAGCACCCGGTTTTCCAGCGGAGGGGCAACGACCTGGTCATGACCATGGAGATCGGACTGGCAGACGCCCTCTGTGCCTGCAGGCAGAAGGTCCAGACGCTGGACGACAGGACCATCCTTGTCACGTCACAGCCGG GTAAGGTGATCCGGCCTGGTGACATCAAGTGTATTCCGAAAGAAGGCATGCCCGTCTACCGCGATCCCTTCGAGAAGGGGAATCTTATCATACACTTTCAG GTGAAGTTCCCCGATCCCGGTTGGCTTCCCGTAGAGAACCTCAAACAGCTGCAAGAACTGTTCCCCTCCCGACCACAACCCAACCTCCCGGAAGACACAGAGGAGGTGACCTTGTCCAATTACGACCCACGCGAAGAGCACAAACGTCAAACCCGAAAAGAAGCTTACGAGGAAGACCAAGACCGCAACTCCTACCACCATCCAATGCAATGCCAGACCTCCTAG